The Humulus lupulus chromosome 4, drHumLupu1.1, whole genome shotgun sequence genome has a window encoding:
- the LOC133831501 gene encoding nuclear pore complex protein NUP93A-like, whose translation MANDQDMSSWTDLLHSSSKLLEQAAPSVQFPPLQRNLDQLETLSKKLKAKTLRTEAPSQSIAATRLLAREGINAEQLARDLKSFELKTTFEDVFPAEATTVEEYLQQVHEMAIISAVQEAQKDNLRSFNDYMLKVLEEDWQKEKRDSLQSLSRISTLPRTNMIVSSSGGARSGQIVSMTSSPQASSGASSMQLVPLANKPILEKKAAVYAEVVKNLNDARERGLPFKPATAFKGAYESLGLDASGGKSVHFQKIWHLIQALTGEDSSVPKSVSKKMSLIIGARRHLERGHEKYVMDTIQSHPAQAALGGVVGNMQRIRAFLRIRLRDYGVLDFDAGDSRRQPPIDTTWQQIYFCLRTGYYDEARNVALQSRSSHQFAPLLTEWINTGGMVPAEVAAAASEECDKMLRMGDRMSRAAYDKKKLLLYAIISGSRKHIDRLLRDLPTLFNTIEDFLWFKLSAVRDCPVGPPSVVISDNLVPYTLDDLQVYLNKFDPSYYTKNGKDPLVYPYVLLLSIQLIPAVLYLSKEAGDEGYNIDAAHISIVLADNGILSEGVGGGQKMGVMDANAEASSLIRQYGALYLRLGNLPMALEYYAQAAAAVGGGQLSWSGRGTVDQRRQKNLMLKQLLTELLLKDSGIYLLLGTRGAGEEGQLSRFLNDENSRKQFLLEAAHQCQEAGFYDKSIEIQKRIGAFSMALDTINKCLSEAICAISRGRLDGESRTSGLIHSGNEIMEAYKYHPEVSPQERENVTEQQMVLRQLEAILSVHKLVKVGHYIDALREVARLPFLPLDPRTPDIAADVFQNLSPHVQACVPDLLRVALTCLDNVTDSDGSLRALRAKIASFIATNSSRNWPRDLYEKIARSL comes from the exons ATGGCGAACGACCAAGACATGAGTAGCTGGACCGATCTCCTCCACTCCTCCTCTAAGCTTCTCGAGCAAGCTGCTCCTTCAGTTCAATTCCCTCCACTTCAG agaaaTTTGGATCAGTTAGAAACATTGTCTAAGAAGCTTAAGGCAAAAACTTTAAGAACTGAGGCTCCATCTCAATCGATTGCTGCCACAAG GCTGCTTGCTCGAGAGGGAATAAATGCAGAGCAGCTTGCGCGAGATTTGAAGTCTTTTGAATTGAAA ACAACATTTGAGGATGTTTTCCCTGCGGAGGCAACAACTGTTGAGGAATATCTGCAGCAG GTCCATGAAATGGCAATTATTTCAGCTGTCCAAGAAGCTCAAAAGGATAACCTCAGAAGTTTTAATGATTACATGTTGAAAGTGTTGGAG GAGGATTGGCAAAAAGAAAAACGGGATAGTCTTCAAAGCTTGAGTCGAATTTCCACATTACCTAGAACTAACATGATAGTTAGCAGTAGTGGGGGTGCTCGCTCTGGACAGATAGTGTCGATGACTTCTAGCCCTCAAGCTTCATCTGGTGCATCTAGCATGCAGCTTGTACCTCTTGCTAACAAGCCTATCCTTGAGAAAAAGGCAGCTGTCTATGCTGAAGTTGTAAAGAATctgaatgatgcaagagaacgTGGCTTACCATTTAAA CCTGCGACAGCTTTTAAGGGTGCTTATGAAAGTTTAGGTCTGGATGCGTCTGGTGGAAAATCCGTTCATTTTCAGAAGATTTGGCACCTTATTCAG GCATTAACTGGTGAAGACTCATCTGTTCCAAAAAGCGTGTCAAAAAAGATGTCTTTAATTATTGGTGCAAGGCGCCATCTTGAGCGGGGTCATGAAAAATATGTAATGGATACCATCCAAAGTCATCCTGCCCAG GCTGCACTTGGTGGGGTTGTTGGAAACATGCAAAGAATTCGTGCATTCCTCCGG ATTCGTTTGAGGGACTATGGAGTTCTAGATTTTGATGCTGGTGATTCTCGAAGGCAGCCTCCTATTGATACAACTTGGCAGCAG ATATACTTTTGCCTGAGAACTGGGTATTATGATGAAGCAAGAAATGTTGCTCTCCAGTCCCGTTCTTCACACCAGTTTGCTCCTctg CTTACAGAATGGATCAACACTGGGGGTATGGTGCCTGCAGAAGTTGCAGCTGCTGCCTCAGAAGAATGTGACAAAATGTTAAGAATGGGTGATCGCATGAGTCGAGCAGCATATGACAAGAAAAAGCTGTTGTTATATGCTATCATATCTGGGTCACGCAAGCACATTGATCGATTGTTGAGAGATTTACCTACACTTTTCAATACCATAGAGGACTTCCTGTGGTTTAAATTGTCAGCTGTCCGGGACTGTCCTGTTGGTCCCCCATCAGTTGTTATAAGTGACAACTTGGTTCCATACACTCTGGATGATTTGCAGGTTTACCTAAACAAGTTTGATCCCTCATATTATACCAAAAATGGAAAGGACCCCCTAGTATACCCATATGTTTTGCTTTTAAGCATTCAGTTGATACCAGCTGTCCTATACTTGTCTAAGGAAGCAGGAGATGAAGGTTATAATATTGATGCTGCACACATATCAATTGTGCTGGCCGACAATGGAATCCTTTCTGAAGGTGTTGGGGGTGGACAAAAAATGGGGGTGATGGATGCTAATGCAGAGGCATCCAGCTTGATTAGACAGTATGGTGCTTTGTATCTTCGCCTTGGTAATCTTCCAATGGCATTAGAATATTATGCCCAAGCTGCTGCAGCAGTTGGTGGTGGGCAGTTGTCATGGTCTGGGAGGGGTACTGTAGATCAACGAAGACAGAAAAACTTGATGCTAAAACAACTCCTAACAGAGCTGTTGTTGAAAGATAGTGGGATCTATCTGCTACTTGGTACAAGAGGTGCGGGAGAAGAAGGTCAATTGAGCCGGTTTTTGAACGATGAGAATTCGAGAAAGCAATTTTTACTTGAAGCTGCTCACCAGTGTCAGGAAGCTGGATTCTATGACAAG TCTATTGAAATTCAAAAAAGAATTGGGGCATTCTCAATGGCATTGGATACAATTAACAAGTGTCTCTCTGAAGCAATATGTGCCATCTCACGTGGTAGATTGGATGGTGAAAGTCGGACCTCTGGCCTCATTCATTCTGGAAATGAGATCATGGAGGCATACAAATATCACCCTGAAGTCAG TCCTCAAGAAAGAGAGAATGTTACAGAACAGCAGATGGTGTTAAGACAACTTGAGGCAATACTCTCAGTTCACAAGTTGGTTAAAGTGGGTCACTATATTGATGCTCTAAGGGAGGTTGCAAGACTTCCATTTCTTCCTCTGGATCCAAGAACTCCAGATATTGCAGCTGATGTGTTTCAGAACTTATCTCCTCATGTCCAAGCTTGTGTTCCAGACCTTCTCAGAGTTGCCCTTACTTGTCTGGATAATGTGACAGATTCTGATGGATCGCTCCGGGCCTTGAGGGCAAAG ATTGCATCTTTTATTGCGACTAATTCGAGCAGGAATTGGCCTCGCGACTTGTATGAAAAGATTGCAAGAAGCTTATGA
- the LOC133831499 gene encoding putative disease resistance protein RGA3, translated as MAELILSPIVDKIIGRLGSDAVKQISLVWGVNDELDQLNETISTIKAVLLDAEKKQSHNNQVNNWLHRLGNAVLEADDLMDEVNTEALRRQLRMSRNPMANQICTFFSGSNQLAFRFKMSRRIEGIKKKLADISKDRNFLLEKGDGETSSDRRVRDTHSYVRKEDVIGRDGDRSVIIDKLLLESCEESVLVLAIVGIGGLGKTTLAQSIFNDEQVQKHFELKIWVCVSDNFDLKLIVKKIIESKTGENSVGDIGMEPLRKKLGEVLGGKRYFLVLDDMWVENRKNLLELKTLITSGENVGSRVVVTTRSEKSAKLIASKQQPYQLGILDKDQSWSLFRKVAFENGSQELENNTSIVKIGKEIVERCKGIPLAIATIGNLLYGKSKESEWSSFNKEFSKITEQQHDDILPTLRLSYDHLASHLKLCFAYCSLFPKDYEFKVKDLVSLWMAQGFLKLSDPSQDQCLEDVGYEWFMNLLEGSFFQDVKVDECGIIKRCKMHDLMHDLAVQVTGAECATFANIKETTHHVSFTSHTYSKSEISASLAHAKMIRTILHFSASKDETFCDAIISNCKSIRCLDLNDSSVELVSNSIGKLKHLRYLDLSGNPGLKILPSSITNLLNLQTLKLNHCSQLQELPRDIEKLINLRHLELSSCVELNSLPSGLGQLMQLRYLDLSLNIDLLSIPDSTSGLSNLETLKLNCCLHLQELPRDIEKLINLRHLEISDYNKLEYMPCGLGQLINLQTLSKYVLMKREKSIPRHGGELKELMRLNNLRGDLEVINLRHEKDVAAEYESAKLKDKKYLRSLTLEWDSHVEIDEVETIVGYEMSMESLQPHGNLLELTLRNYGGVNLSTWLSSLINLVNLTLKDCKKCEYLVSLNQFHCLKVLNLQNLESLEYISNNNCNEDLSGSTKSLLPSLQELWLIGLPNLKGWWREIVISGEEEDKHMSLPYLPSLSLLSIQDCPKLTCMPLYPHLEYLTLENNSLKPLEETLRMKMSSSAASSFSPLSKLKTLRLTKIEDLECLPDWFESLTSSVNYLWIESCPELKDLCPGILHLSSLQNMRIENCEGLADMLNGDGDDGIMWKALSGRLYSLSLRELPNIVTVLPKGIRHLTSLQQLEVSRSDSLTTIPEWIHNLKSLKKLEFDSCPNLTSFPEGIRSLTTLNSLSIIRCPMLLKRCKREIGEDWDKISHIQHLFLYPDPNETKKKMRPLWRR; from the exons ATGGCTGAGTTGATCCTCTCTCCAATTGTTGACAAAATCATTGGGCGTTTGGGATCTGATGCTGTGAAACAGATCTCTCTGGTTTGGGGTGTCAACGATGAGCTCGATCAGCTCAATGAAACCATTTCAACTATCAAAGCAGTGCTTCTCGATGCTGAGAAGAAGCAGTCCCACAACAACCAAGTCAACAACTGGCTCCACAGGCTGGGCAATGCAGTTCTTGAAGCCGACGACTTGATGGACGAGGTCAACACTGAAGCTCTACGACGCCAACTCAGGATGTCTCGAAACCCAATGGCCAACCAG ATATGCACTTTCTTTTCCGGATCCAACCAACTTGCTTTTCGGTTCAAGATGAGTCGTAGAATAGAAGGCATCAAGAAAAAACTGGCTGACATTTCCAAGGATAGAAACTTCCTTTTGGAGAAAGGAGATGGAGAGACTTCGAGTGATAGGAGAGTGAGAGATACTCACTCCTATGTACGTAAGGAAGATGTTATTGGGAGAGATGGGGATAGATCTGTTATCATAGATAAGCTTTTGTTGGAGAGTTGTGAGGAGAGTGTCTTGGTGCTAGCCATTGTAGGCATAGGTGGGTTAGGAAAAACCACTCTTGCTCAAAGTATTTTTAATGATGAGCAAGTTCAAAAGCATTTTGAGTTAAAGATCTGGGTGTGTGTGTCTGATAATTTTGACTTGAAATTAATTGTGAAAAAGATCATTGAGTCTAAGACGGGTGAGAATAGTGTGGGAGACATAGGAATGGAGCCGCTACGGAAGAAACTTGGGGAAGTACTTGGTGGCAAGCGGTATTTTCTTGTGCTAGATGATATGTGGGTGGAAAATCGTAAAAATTTGTTGGAGTTGAAAACTTTAATCACAAGTGGTGAAAATGTAGGGAGTAGAGTTGTAGTGACTACTCGGAGTGAAAAGAGTGCTAAATTAATAGCTAGCAAACAACAACCATATCAATTGGGGATTCTTGATAAAGATCAATCTTGGTCTCTGTTTAGAAAAGTTGCTTTCGAAAATGGATCACAAGAGCTCGAAAACAACACTAGTATCGTGAAGATTGGAAAGGAGATTGTGGAAAGGTGCAAAGGAATCCCCCTAGCCATTGCAACAATAGGAAATCTATTGTATGGTAAAAGTAAGGAATCAGAGTGGTCTTCTTTTAATAAGGAGTTTTCAAAAATAACAGAACAACAACATGATGATATCTTACCCACCCTTAGATTGAGCTATGATCATCTTGCCTCCCATTTGAAACTTTGTTTTGCCTATTGTAGTTTATTTCCTAAAGACTATGAATTTAAGGTGAAAGATTTAGTTAGCCTTTGGATGGCTCAAGGATTTCTTAAGCTCTCAGATCCAAGTCAAGATCAATGTTTGGAGGATGTGGGTTATGAATGGTTTATGAATTTGTTGGAAGGGTCATTCTTTCAAGATGTTAAAGTAGATGAATGTGGTATTATAAAAAGATGCAAGATGCATGATCTGATGCATGATCTTGCAGTTCAAGTAACAGGAGCAGAATGTGCTACTTTTGCAAATATCAAGGAAACTACTCATCACGTGTCCTTTACAAGTCATACTTACTCCAAAAGTGAAATATCAGCTTCGTTGGCTCATGCTAAAATGATTCGAACAATTCTTCACTTTTCTGCTTCGAAGGACGAGACATTTTGCGATGCAATTATATCAAACTGTAAGTCCATACGTTGTTTGGATTTGAATGATTCAAGTGTGGAGTTAGTATCAAATTCTATTGGGAAGTTAAAACACTTGAGATATTTAGATCTCTCGGGGAATCCTGGACTCAAGATACTTCCCAGTTCAATTACTAATTTGCTGAATTTGCAAACACTGAAACTCAATCATTGCTCACAACTCCAAGAACTACCTAGAGATATTGAGAAACTCATCAATCTTAGGCATCTTGAACTTTCTTCATGTGTCGAATTAAATTCTTTGCCAAGTGGACTAGGTCAGTTGATGCAATTGAGATACTTGGATCTTTCTCTTAATATTGATTTATTGTCAATACCAGATTCAACTAGTGGTTTGTCGAATTTGGAAACACTGAAACTCAATTGTTGCTTACATCTCCAAGAACTACCTAGAGATATTGAGAAACTCATCAATCTTAGGCACCTGGAAATTTCTGATTATAATAAATTGGAGTATATGCCATGTGGATTGGGTCAGCTAATTAATCTTCAGACATTATCGAAGTACGTGCTGATGAAGAGAGAGAAATCTATCCCAAGGCATGGTGGTGAGCTAAAAGAATTGATGAGACTGAACAACTTGAGAGGGGATTTGGAAGTTATAAATCTGAGACATGAGAAAGATGTGGCAGCAGAGTATGAAAGTGCAAAATTAAAGGATAAAAAATATCTTCGATCTCTGACATTGGAGTGGGATTCTCATGTTGAAATTGATGAGGTAGAGACCATTGTTGGTTATGAAATGTCAATGGAAAGCCTTCAGCCACACGGAAATCTTCTAGAACTAACCTTAAGAAATTATGGGGGTGTCAACCTCTCCACCTGGCTCTCTTCACTTATAAACTTGGTCAACTTAACTTTGAAGGATTGCAAGAAATGTGAGTATCTAGTTTCATTGAATCAATTCCACTGTCTCAAGGTTTTGAATCTTCAGAACTTGGAGTCTTTAGAGTACATATCCAACAATAATTGCAATGAAGACTTGTCTGGGTCAACAAAATCATTACTGCCATCTCTACAGGAACTTTGGTTGATTGGATTGCCTAATCTAAAGGGATGGTGGAGAGAGATTGTAATTAGTGGTGAAGAAGAAGACAAACACATGTCCTTGCCTTATCTCCCTTCTCTTTCTTTATTATCTATACAAGATTGTCCTAAGCTGACTTGCATGCCACTTTACCCGCATTTGGAATATCTGACTCTGGAGAACAACAGCTTGAAGCCATTGGAAGAGACATTAAGAATGAAGATGAGCAGTAGCGCTGCATCTTCTTTCTCTCCTCTCTCCAAATTGAAAACACTACGTCTAACTAAGATTGAGGATCTAGAATGTCTTCCGGATTGGTTCGAGAGCCTTACTTCTTCTGTCAATTACTTGTGGATTGAGAGTTGCCCTGAATTGAAGGATCTGTGTCCAGGTATTCTACATCTCTCGTCACTTCAAAATATGCGGATTGAAAATTGCGAGGGGTTAGCAGACATGCTtaatggtgatggtgatgatGGCATTATGTGGAAAGCCCTAAGTGGAAGACTCTACTCGCTGTCATTAAGAGAGTTGCCAAATATAGTGACTGTTCTTCCTAAGGGAATTCGACATCTTACAAGTCTGCAACAACTTGAAGTTTCAAGGAGTGATAGTCTGACAACAATTCCCGAGTGGATCCACAACCTCAAATCGCTTAAGAAACTTGAGTTTGATAGTTGCCCCAATCTGACATCATTCCCTGAAGGAATTCGAAGCCTCACCACTTTGAACTCACTGTCCATTATCAGATGTCCCATGTTATTGAAGAGATGCAAAAGGGAAATAGGTGAAGATTGGGATAAGATTTCTCATATACAACACTTGTTTTTATATCCAGACCCCAACGAAACGAAGAAGAAAATGAG GCCACTTTGGAGAAGATGA